In the Actinomycetota bacterium genome, one interval contains:
- a CDS encoding MaoC/PaaZ C-terminal domain-containing protein codes for MTASIGYSDVAVGDEVKPWTYKVERINLVMYAGASGDFNFIHWNEQFAKMVGLPNVIAHGMQTMARVGEYVTAWCGDPGAVLKFKTRFTSPVVVANEAPTEVSVTGKIVEKLDGNAVRVELSAAIGELNVAAAEAVVRLA; via the coding sequence ATGACGGCAAGCATCGGCTACTCCGACGTCGCCGTCGGCGACGAGGTCAAGCCCTGGACGTACAAGGTCGAGCGCATCAACCTGGTGATGTACGCAGGCGCCAGTGGCGACTTCAACTTCATCCACTGGAACGAGCAGTTCGCGAAGATGGTCGGGCTTCCCAACGTCATTGCGCACGGGATGCAGACTATGGCGCGCGTGGGGGAGTACGTCACCGCGTGGTGCGGTGACCCGGGAGCGGTCTTGAAGTTCAAGACTCGGTTCACCTCGCCGGTCGTCGTTGCGAACGAGGCTCCGACCGAGGTCTCCGTAACCGGGAAGATCGTCGAGAAGCTAGACGGCAACGCGGTGCGGGTCGAACTCAGTGCAGCCATCGGCGAACTCAACGTGGCTGCGGCCGAAGCGGTCGTCCGTCTGGCCTAG
- a CDS encoding SAM-dependent methyltransferase, protein MSARLQEIIADRIREQGPIGFDEYMRAALYDPEDGFFSRAPVGRHFVTSAHVSPVFGALLTRALREAWNALGRPEPFIVAEVGAGDGTLARRILEVAATDAPFAAAVRYLTVEQDAAARAGLERAGLPALEALPQEPFTGCLIANELLDNLPFRLARARDGRTVEVRVGLAGNDLMEVEVAAPDDLARALDPPLRPGEERPVSTTAAAFVEDVAGALGRGYVFVFDYGFAFGEVPEPVRGYREHRLVTDLLADPGATDITGPVDFAALCRTAQGFGLEVHGLVTQREALMALGYRRLLDDMRAEQKSLEDTGRWREGIAMYSARGQASMLVAPDGLGALKLAVLATPGLPVPSAAG, encoded by the coding sequence ATGAGCGCGCGCCTGCAAGAGATAATTGCCGACCGAATTCGCGAGCAAGGCCCGATCGGTTTTGACGAGTACATGCGCGCGGCCCTGTACGACCCCGAGGACGGGTTCTTCTCGCGCGCGCCGGTTGGTCGCCACTTCGTAACCAGCGCGCACGTCTCCCCTGTATTCGGCGCGCTCCTGACGCGCGCACTGCGCGAGGCCTGGAACGCGCTCGGGCGTCCGGAGCCCTTCATCGTCGCGGAGGTAGGGGCCGGCGACGGGACGCTCGCACGGCGCATTCTGGAGGTTGCGGCCACCGACGCGCCCTTCGCCGCCGCCGTTCGCTACCTAACCGTCGAACAGGACGCCGCGGCACGCGCCGGGCTTGAGCGTGCCGGGCTCCCGGCTCTCGAGGCGCTGCCGCAAGAGCCATTCACCGGATGCTTGATCGCAAACGAGCTTTTGGACAACCTGCCGTTTCGTCTGGCGCGCGCCCGCGATGGGCGAACCGTCGAGGTCCGCGTCGGGCTGGCCGGAAACGACTTGATGGAAGTGGAGGTTGCGGCACCCGACGACCTGGCGCGCGCGCTTGACCCGCCGCTTCGCCCGGGAGAGGAGCGTCCCGTGTCGACGACGGCAGCCGCCTTCGTCGAAGACGTGGCCGGGGCGCTCGGGCGTGGATATGTGTTCGTGTTCGACTACGGATTCGCGTTCGGCGAAGTTCCGGAACCCGTTCGGGGGTATCGGGAGCACCGACTCGTGACGGATCTCTTGGCCGATCCCGGCGCGACCGACATCACCGGCCCCGTGGATTTCGCCGCTTTGTGCCGCACCGCGCAGGGATTCGGCCTTGAAGTCCACGGGCTCGTGACCCAGCGAGAAGCATTGATGGCACTTGGCTACCGGCGCCTCCTCGATGACATGCGGGCCGAGCAGAAGTCGTTGGAGGATACCGGCCGCTGGCGCGAGGGGATCGCAATGTACTCGGCGCGCGGACAGGCGTCGATGCTCGTCGCACCTGATGGGCTCGGGGCGTTGAAACTCGCCGTCCTTGCAACTCCCGGCCTGCCCGTCCCGAGCGCCGCGGGCTGA
- a CDS encoding glycosyltransferase, translating to MESAPEHVRELARRRQVARNAHDFALADALRDEIAASGYAVRDTAAGAVVERRARFEACSPESIASVLVEPPTLDVSVHLLYEGFPGDLERFLDGIARSDLSSAEIVIVDAASGDGDRIEDLARAHPVARVCHLDRDPGWAVARNAGLRTSLGGTLVMADLSVEPTGEILEPLRRAVAEQTVAVAGPFGLVSDDLRSWHSSDGPEVDAVEGYVMAFRREIAAKGLIRDKFTWYRNADIDFSFQVRSEGLRAVVVPLDVRRHEHRGWSSLSDEERARRSKRNHYVFFDRWKHHEHLLLARGGGG from the coding sequence GTGGAGAGCGCGCCCGAACACGTAAGGGAGCTTGCCCGACGCAGGCAGGTTGCTCGGAACGCGCACGACTTCGCGCTCGCCGATGCTTTGCGCGATGAGATCGCTGCGTCCGGATACGCGGTCCGGGATACGGCTGCGGGCGCAGTGGTCGAGCGCCGCGCGCGATTCGAGGCGTGCTCGCCGGAGTCGATCGCGTCGGTCCTTGTCGAGCCTCCCACGCTTGACGTTTCCGTTCACCTGCTCTACGAGGGGTTTCCCGGCGACCTCGAGCGGTTTCTTGACGGCATCGCGCGCTCGGACCTGTCGTCGGCCGAGATCGTGATAGTTGACGCGGCGTCCGGGGACGGCGACCGGATCGAGGACCTTGCGCGCGCCCACCCGGTGGCGCGGGTCTGCCATCTGGACCGTGATCCCGGCTGGGCGGTCGCGCGCAACGCGGGCCTGCGCACGAGCCTCGGGGGAACCTTGGTGATGGCCGACCTCTCCGTGGAGCCCACCGGGGAGATCTTGGAGCCCTTGCGGCGGGCCGTCGCCGAACAGACCGTCGCCGTCGCCGGCCCCTTTGGGCTCGTGAGCGATGATCTCCGGTCCTGGCACTCGTCGGACGGGCCCGAGGTTGACGCCGTCGAGGGCTACGTGATGGCGTTCCGTCGAGAAATAGCCGCGAAAGGTCTGATTCGCGACAAGTTCACCTGGTATCGCAACGCCGACATCGACTTCTCATTCCAGGTTCGCAGCGAGGGTTTGCGCGCGGTTGTGGTCCCACTGGACGTCCGCCGTCATGAACACCGGGGGTGGAGTTCCCTGTCCGACGAGGAGCGCGCGCGGCGTTCGAAGCGCAACCACTACGTGTTCTTCGATCGCTGGAAGCATCATGAGCACCTGCTGCTCGCGCGCGGGGGAGGAGGTTAG
- the rpmG gene encoding 50S ribosomal protein L33: MPKSEKRPGITLACEECKRRNYQTTKNKVNDRERIGLRKYCRWCGKHTSHRETR, encoded by the coding sequence GTGCCGAAGAGCGAGAAGCGGCCCGGGATCACCCTCGCATGCGAGGAGTGCAAGCGCCGTAACTATCAGACAACGAAGAACAAGGTGAACGACCGCGAGCGAATCGGCTTGCGGAAGTACTGCCGTTGGTGTGGCAAGCACACCTCCCACCGCGAGACCCGCTAG
- a CDS encoding MaoC family dehydratase N-terminal domain-containing protein, whose product MPMNTALIGKEYPASSPYEVSREKIREFAIAIGDQNPVYMDEEAAKAAGYPDIIAPPTFLTVLSFKYSPQVIGDPELGVNYAMVVHGEQEFELLRPVRAGDVLVGKPRIANIAARGRNEYLYVEAAIETVEGEKVAVASATIVSRGTAPQEG is encoded by the coding sequence ATGCCAATGAACACTGCCCTAATCGGCAAGGAGTACCCGGCCTCTTCGCCCTATGAGGTGAGTCGCGAGAAGATCCGCGAATTCGCGATCGCCATCGGCGACCAGAACCCGGTCTACATGGACGAGGAGGCCGCCAAGGCCGCCGGGTATCCCGACATCATCGCTCCGCCGACGTTTCTGACCGTGCTCAGCTTCAAGTACTCGCCTCAAGTCATCGGTGACCCCGAACTCGGCGTGAACTACGCCATGGTCGTCCATGGGGAGCAGGAGTTCGAACTCTTGCGGCCGGTGCGTGCCGGCGACGTACTTGTCGGTAAGCCTCGCATCGCCAACATCGCGGCGCGTGGCCGCAACGAGTACCTGTACGTGGAGGCGGCGATCGAAACGGTGGAAGGCGAGAAGGTGGCCGTCGCGAGTGCGACGATCGTCTCGCGCGGCACGGCGCCGCAGGAGGGCTGA
- a CDS encoding 3-oxoacyl-ACP reductase family protein — MGRLDGKVAIVTGSGRGIGRATALRFAQEGAAVVVNDIDPVPAGEVVEEIKKNGGRAIAVAVDTVQPENAQALVKACIDEFGKLDILINNAGITRDKTFHNMTPDIWDLGIKVNLYTAYNTAYAAMPYMREVAKKEKEANGAVAYNRKINFTSSVAALSGNAGQANYTAAKGGLIALTKTLARELGPFGINVNCVAPGFVETRLTAAKGEGNDLGIPEQTRMMALMMIALGRYGQPEDIANAHLYLASNEADFVSGVCLPVTGAQIGG, encoded by the coding sequence GTGGGTCGTTTGGACGGCAAGGTTGCCATCGTCACGGGTTCGGGACGCGGGATCGGACGTGCCACGGCGCTTCGCTTCGCCCAGGAGGGTGCAGCGGTCGTCGTGAACGACATCGATCCGGTTCCGGCCGGCGAGGTGGTTGAGGAGATCAAGAAGAACGGCGGTCGGGCCATTGCCGTGGCCGTGGACACCGTCCAGCCGGAGAACGCGCAGGCGCTCGTGAAGGCCTGTATCGACGAGTTCGGCAAACTCGACATTCTGATCAACAACGCCGGCATCACGCGGGACAAGACGTTCCACAACATGACACCCGACATCTGGGATCTCGGGATCAAGGTCAACCTCTACACCGCTTACAACACCGCGTACGCGGCGATGCCGTACATGCGCGAGGTCGCCAAGAAGGAGAAAGAAGCCAACGGCGCCGTTGCCTACAACCGCAAGATCAACTTCACATCTTCGGTTGCGGCCTTGAGCGGCAATGCCGGCCAGGCTAACTACACCGCTGCAAAGGGTGGCCTGATCGCGCTCACCAAGACGCTCGCGCGCGAACTTGGACCGTTCGGCATCAACGTGAACTGCGTGGCTCCCGGGTTCGTGGAGACGCGGTTAACGGCGGCCAAGGGCGAGGGCAACGATCTCGGAATCCCCGAGCAGACCCGCATGATGGCGTTGATGATGATCGCGCTCGGCCGCTACGGCCAGCCCGAGGACATCGCCAACGCTCACCTGTACCTGGCGTCGAACGAAGCCGACTTCGTCTCGGGCGTCTGCCTGCCCGTCACGGGCGCACAGATCGGAGGCTAG
- a CDS encoding lysophospholipid acyltransferase family protein — MAEPVYRSVIGGVLAMIKTMRWKVIISGEEHIPTEGPAILATNHIGHLDFIFSGFAARGRGRLVRFLAKQEIFDKAFVGWLMRKMRHVPVDRFGAAKDSLDTAIDALRRGEIIGMFPEATISPSFVPRAGKTGTVRMAQITGAPLIPAAVWGTHRIITKWRPRNMQRGVAIMVNIGAPIDLSPDENPEAATARLMDRIRELLQEAQSSYPQTPAGPEDRWWLPAHLGGTAPTPEEAEVRLEEEQRAKAARRARAKDA, encoded by the coding sequence GTGGCCGAACCTGTGTATCGAAGCGTCATCGGCGGTGTCCTCGCCATGATCAAGACCATGCGCTGGAAGGTCATCATCTCCGGCGAGGAGCACATCCCGACCGAAGGCCCTGCGATTCTGGCGACAAACCACATCGGCCACCTGGACTTCATCTTCTCCGGGTTCGCGGCGCGAGGGCGAGGAAGACTGGTTCGTTTTCTCGCAAAACAAGAGATTTTCGACAAGGCCTTCGTCGGTTGGCTCATGCGCAAGATGCGCCACGTTCCGGTGGACCGCTTCGGTGCCGCCAAAGACAGTCTGGACACAGCGATCGACGCGCTTAGGCGCGGAGAAATCATCGGGATGTTCCCGGAGGCGACCATCAGCCCGTCGTTCGTTCCGCGCGCCGGCAAAACCGGAACCGTTCGCATGGCGCAGATTACGGGCGCGCCGCTCATCCCTGCCGCGGTATGGGGAACCCATCGGATCATCACGAAATGGCGCCCGAGAAACATGCAGCGCGGTGTCGCAATCATGGTCAACATCGGAGCGCCGATAGACCTATCCCCCGACGAGAATCCCGAGGCCGCAACCGCGCGCCTGATGGATCGCATCCGCGAGTTGCTCCAGGAGGCGCAGTCGTCCTATCCGCAGACGCCGGCAGGGCCCGAGGATCGCTGGTGGCTCCCGGCCCACCTTGGAGGAACCGCCCCGACGCCCGAAGAGGCCGAGGTGCGCCTGGAGGAAGAGCAGCGAGCTAAGGCCGCCAGGCGCGCGCGCGCCAAAGACGCCTGA